The following are from one region of the Capsicum annuum cultivar UCD-10X-F1 chromosome 1, UCD10Xv1.1, whole genome shotgun sequence genome:
- the LOC107856636 gene encoding tetraketide alpha-pyrone reductase 2 isoform X2 yields the protein MPEYCVTGGTGFIAAYLIKALLLKGHIVRTTVRDPNNADKVGFLWELEGAKERLKIMKADLLVEGSFDDAIQGVDGVFHTASPVLVPYDDNIQKTLIDPCVNGTLNVLNSCKKAPTLKKLVLTSSCSSIRYRDDAQQISPLNESHWSDLQYCQKYNLWYAYAKTKAEKEAWRVAEECGIDLVVVNPSFVVGPLLAPQPTSTLAIILSMLKGMLGEYPNRRLGFVHIDDVVAAHILVMEEQKASDVAAKKGKTWHIAWTPAR from the exons atgcCAGAATATTGTGTAACAGGTGGTACAGGTTTCATTGCAGCTTACCTTATTAAGGCCCTGCTTCTAAAGGGTCACATTGTAAGAACAACTGTTCGTGATCCAA ataatgcAGACAAAGTGGGGTTCTTGTGGGAGCTAGAGGGTGCTAAAGAGAGGCTCAAGATTATGAAAGCTGATCTTCTAGTGGAAGGTAGCTTTGATGATGCCATTCAGGGAGTTGATGGAGTCTTTCATACTGCTTCACCTGTTTTGGTCCCTTACGATGACAATATTCAG AAAACACTGATTGATCCATGTGTAAATGGTACCTTGAATGTACTCAACTCTTGCAAAAAAGCACCCACCTTGAAGAAGCTTGTGTTGACCTCTTCTTGCTCTTCAATTAGATACAGAGATGATGCTCAACAGATATCCCCTCTCAATGAATCCCACTGGAGCGACCTTCAATATTGCCAAAAATACAAC TTATGGTATGCTTATGCTAAGACTAAAGCAGAAAAAGAAGCTTGGAGAGTAGCTGAGGAATGTGGTATTGATTTGGTGGTGGTAAATCCATCCTTCGTTGTGGGACCTTTGCTTGCTCCTCAGCCCACCAGTACACTGGCAATCATATTGAGCATGCTTAAAG GTATGCTTGGAGAATATCCCAACAGAAGGTTGGGGTTTGTTCATATTGACGATGTTGTGGCAGCTCATATTTTAGTCATGGAAGAACAAAAAGCTTCAG atgTGGCAGCCAAGAAGGGGAAGACATGGCACATAGCATGGACACCAGCAAGATAA
- the LOC107856636 gene encoding tetraketide alpha-pyrone reductase 2 isoform X1: MPEYCVTGGTGFIAAYLIKALLLKGHIVRTTVRDPNNADKVGFLWELEGAKERLKIMKADLLVEGSFDDAIQGVDGVFHTASPVLVPYDDNIQKTLIDPCVNGTLNVLNSCKKAPTLKKLVLTSSCSSIRYRDDAQQISPLNESHWSDLQYCQKYNLWYAYAKTKAEKEAWRVAEECGIDLVVVNPSFVVGPLLAPQPTSTLAIILSMLKGMLGEYPNRRLGFVHIDDVVAAHILVMEEQKASGRYICSNSVKHMSEIIDLLRTKYPSYPLENKCGSQEGEDMAHSMDTSKITQLGLPPLKGVTQIFDDCIQSFQEKGFL; encoded by the exons atgcCAGAATATTGTGTAACAGGTGGTACAGGTTTCATTGCAGCTTACCTTATTAAGGCCCTGCTTCTAAAGGGTCACATTGTAAGAACAACTGTTCGTGATCCAA ataatgcAGACAAAGTGGGGTTCTTGTGGGAGCTAGAGGGTGCTAAAGAGAGGCTCAAGATTATGAAAGCTGATCTTCTAGTGGAAGGTAGCTTTGATGATGCCATTCAGGGAGTTGATGGAGTCTTTCATACTGCTTCACCTGTTTTGGTCCCTTACGATGACAATATTCAG AAAACACTGATTGATCCATGTGTAAATGGTACCTTGAATGTACTCAACTCTTGCAAAAAAGCACCCACCTTGAAGAAGCTTGTGTTGACCTCTTCTTGCTCTTCAATTAGATACAGAGATGATGCTCAACAGATATCCCCTCTCAATGAATCCCACTGGAGCGACCTTCAATATTGCCAAAAATACAAC TTATGGTATGCTTATGCTAAGACTAAAGCAGAAAAAGAAGCTTGGAGAGTAGCTGAGGAATGTGGTATTGATTTGGTGGTGGTAAATCCATCCTTCGTTGTGGGACCTTTGCTTGCTCCTCAGCCCACCAGTACACTGGCAATCATATTGAGCATGCTTAAAG GTATGCTTGGAGAATATCCCAACAGAAGGTTGGGGTTTGTTCATATTGACGATGTTGTGGCAGCTCATATTTTAGTCATGGAAGAACAAAAAGCTTCAGGTAGATACATATGTTCAAATTCAGTGAAACACATGTCAGAGATCATTGACTTGTTAAGGACTAAATATCCATCTTATCCACTTGAGAACAA atgTGGCAGCCAAGAAGGGGAAGACATGGCACATAGCATGGACACCAGCAAGATAACTCAATTGGGGCTACCTCCTCTAAAGGGTGTCACTCAAATCTTTGATGATTGCATTCAGAGTTTCCAAGAAAAAGGATTCCTATGA